The following coding sequences are from one Pararge aegeria chromosome 13, ilParAegt1.1, whole genome shotgun sequence window:
- the LOC120628632 gene encoding annexin B10 isoform X6: MSPLREPTVVGVPNFNASEDAATLRAAMKGLGTDEEAIIAILTTRSNAQRQAISQAFTHEYGRDIIEDLKSELGGHFEDVIVALMMPPAEYLCRELHHCMEGLGTEEEVLVEILCTRTKPEIADIVDTYERLYNRPLAEHMCSETSGDFRRLLTLIVTGARDEEAGVDPARAAEAAQQLYDAGEAKWGTDEEIFNKILAHESFAQLRLIFEEYKNLSGRTIEQAIKAEIDGELKDALSAIVECVENAAAWFAQRLRTAMQGAGTEDKTLVRIITSRAEIDLAAIKREYERLYDKTLESDISGETSGDYKRALVALLGPA, from the exons atgtCTCCCCTT CGTGAACCTACAGTAGTAGGGGTGCCAAACTTTAACGCCTCAGAAGATGCAGCAACATTACGGGCGGCGATGAAAGGCTTGGGCACTGATGAGGAGGCCATCATAGCAATTTTGACCACACGCTCCAATGCCCAACGTCAGGCAATCTCACAGGCATTCACCCATGAGTATGGGAGG GATATCATCGAAGACCTAAAGTCGGAGCTGGGCGGCCACTTCGAAGACGTGATCGTCGCGCTGATGATGCCGCCCGCGGAGTACCTGTGCCGCGAGCTGCACCACTGCATGGAGGGACTGGGCACGGAGGAGGAGGTTCTCGTTGAGATCCTGTGCACGCGCACCAAGCCCGAAATAGCGGACATCGTGGACACTTACGAGcgat TGTACAATCGGCCGCTGGCAGAACACATGTGCTCGGAGACCTCGGGGGATTTCCGACGTCTCCTCACCCTCATCGTCACA GGCGCACGCGACGAGGAAGCTGGCGTGGACCCCGCACGCGCGGCCGAAGCCGCCCAGCAGCTGTACGACGCGGGGGAGGCCAAGTGGGGCACCGACGAGGAGATCTTTAACAAG ATCTTAGCCCACGAGAGCTTCGCGCAGCTGCGTCTGATCTTCGAGGAGTACAAGAACCTGTCGGGCCGCACCATCGAGCAGGCCATCAAGGCGGAGATCGACGGAGAGCTGAAAGATGCCCTTTCGGCTATAG TGGAGTGCGTGGAAAACGCCGCGGCCTGGTTCGCCCAGCGCCTGCGCACCGCCATGCAGGGCGCGGGCACTGAGGACAAGACCCTGGTGAGGATCATCACCAGTCGCGCGGAGATTGACCTGGCGGCCATTAAGAGAGAGTATGAGCGGCTCTACGATAAGACACTGGAGAGTGATATATCG
- the LOC120628632 gene encoding annexin B10 isoform X1: protein MSPLREPTVVGVPNFNASEDAATLRAAMKGLGTDEEAIIAILTTRSNAQRQAISQAFTHEYGRDIIEDLKSELGGHFEDVIVALMMPPAEYLCRELHHCMEGLGTEEEVLVEILCTRTKPEIADIVDTYERLYNRPLAEHMCSETSGDFRRLLTLIVTSVRKGARDEEAGVDPARAAEAAQQLYDAGEAKWGTDEEIFNKILAHESFAQLRLIFEEYKNLSGRTIEQAIKAEIDGELKDALSAIVECVENAAAWFAQRLRTAMQGAGTEDKTLVRIITSRAEIDLAAIKREYERLYDKTLESDISQGETSGDYKRALVALLGPA from the exons atgtCTCCCCTT CGTGAACCTACAGTAGTAGGGGTGCCAAACTTTAACGCCTCAGAAGATGCAGCAACATTACGGGCGGCGATGAAAGGCTTGGGCACTGATGAGGAGGCCATCATAGCAATTTTGACCACACGCTCCAATGCCCAACGTCAGGCAATCTCACAGGCATTCACCCATGAGTATGGGAGG GATATCATCGAAGACCTAAAGTCGGAGCTGGGCGGCCACTTCGAAGACGTGATCGTCGCGCTGATGATGCCGCCCGCGGAGTACCTGTGCCGCGAGCTGCACCACTGCATGGAGGGACTGGGCACGGAGGAGGAGGTTCTCGTTGAGATCCTGTGCACGCGCACCAAGCCCGAAATAGCGGACATCGTGGACACTTACGAGcgat TGTACAATCGGCCGCTGGCAGAACACATGTGCTCGGAGACCTCGGGGGATTTCCGACGTCTCCTCACCCTCATCGTCACA TCTGTCCGCAAGGGCGCACGCGACGAGGAAGCTGGCGTGGACCCCGCACGCGCGGCCGAAGCCGCCCAGCAGCTGTACGACGCGGGGGAGGCCAAGTGGGGCACCGACGAGGAGATCTTTAACAAG ATCTTAGCCCACGAGAGCTTCGCGCAGCTGCGTCTGATCTTCGAGGAGTACAAGAACCTGTCGGGCCGCACCATCGAGCAGGCCATCAAGGCGGAGATCGACGGAGAGCTGAAAGATGCCCTTTCGGCTATAG TGGAGTGCGTGGAAAACGCCGCGGCCTGGTTCGCCCAGCGCCTGCGCACCGCCATGCAGGGCGCGGGCACTGAGGACAAGACCCTGGTGAGGATCATCACCAGTCGCGCGGAGATTGACCTGGCGGCCATTAAGAGAGAGTATGAGCGGCTCTACGATAAGACACTGGAGAGTGATATATCG
- the LOC120628632 gene encoding annexin B10 isoform X7 — translation MSPLREPTVVGVPNFNASEDAATLRAAMKGLGTDEEAIIAILTTRSNAQRQAISQAFTHEYGRDIIEDLKSELGGHFEDVIVALMMPPAEYLCRELHHCMEGLGTEEEVLVEILCTRTKPEIADIVDTYERLYNRPLAEHMCSETSGDFRRLLTLIVTGARDEEAGVDPARAAEAAQQLYDAGEAKWGTDEEIFNKILAHESFAQLRLIFEEYKNLSGRTIEQAIKAEIDGELKDALSAIVECVESAPAWFAGRLRAAMQGAGTDDRTLIRIVVSRSELDLGAIKAEYERLYDKTLESEVRVRQVECVENAAAWFAQRLRTAMQGAGTEDKTLVRIITSRAEIDLAAIKREYERLYDKTLESDISQGETSGDYKRALVALLGPA, via the exons atgtCTCCCCTT CGTGAACCTACAGTAGTAGGGGTGCCAAACTTTAACGCCTCAGAAGATGCAGCAACATTACGGGCGGCGATGAAAGGCTTGGGCACTGATGAGGAGGCCATCATAGCAATTTTGACCACACGCTCCAATGCCCAACGTCAGGCAATCTCACAGGCATTCACCCATGAGTATGGGAGG GATATCATCGAAGACCTAAAGTCGGAGCTGGGCGGCCACTTCGAAGACGTGATCGTCGCGCTGATGATGCCGCCCGCGGAGTACCTGTGCCGCGAGCTGCACCACTGCATGGAGGGACTGGGCACGGAGGAGGAGGTTCTCGTTGAGATCCTGTGCACGCGCACCAAGCCCGAAATAGCGGACATCGTGGACACTTACGAGcgat TGTACAATCGGCCGCTGGCAGAACACATGTGCTCGGAGACCTCGGGGGATTTCCGACGTCTCCTCACCCTCATCGTCACA GGCGCACGCGACGAGGAAGCTGGCGTGGACCCCGCACGCGCGGCCGAAGCCGCCCAGCAGCTGTACGACGCGGGGGAGGCCAAGTGGGGCACCGACGAGGAGATCTTTAACAAG ATCTTAGCCCACGAGAGCTTCGCGCAGCTGCGTCTGATCTTCGAGGAGTACAAGAACCTGTCGGGCCGCACCATCGAGCAGGCCATCAAGGCGGAGATCGACGGAGAGCTGAAAGATGCCCTTTCGGCTATAG TGGAGTGCGTGGAGAGTGCTCCGGCGTGGTTCGCGGGCCGCCTGCGCGCCGCCATGCAGGGCGCGGGCACCGACGACCGCACGCTCATCCGCATCGTGGTCTCGCGCTCCGAGCTCGACCTGGGCGCCATCAAGGCGGAGTACGAGCGCCTCTACGACAAGACGCTCGAGAGCGAAGTGCGGGTACGTCAGG TGGAGTGCGTGGAAAACGCCGCGGCCTGGTTCGCCCAGCGCCTGCGCACCGCCATGCAGGGCGCGGGCACTGAGGACAAGACCCTGGTGAGGATCATCACCAGTCGCGCGGAGATTGACCTGGCGGCCATTAAGAGAGAGTATGAGCGGCTCTACGATAAGACACTGGAGAGTGATATATCG
- the LOC120628632 gene encoding annexin B10 isoform X4: MSPLREPTVVGVPNFNASEDAATLRAAMKGLGTDEEAIIAILTTRSNAQRQAISQAFTHEYGRDIIEDLKSELGGHFEDVIVALMMPPAEYLCRELHHCMEGLGTEEEVLVEILCTRTKPEIADIVDTYERLYNRPLAEHMCSETSGDFRRLLTLIVTGARDEEAGVDPARAAEAAQQLYDAGEAKWGTDEEIFNKILAHESFAQLRLIFEEYKNLSGRTIEQAIKAEIDGELKDALSAIVECVENAAAWFAQRLRTAMQGAGTEDKTLVRIITSRAEIDLAAIKREYERLYDKTLESDISQGETSGDYKRALVALLGPA; encoded by the exons atgtCTCCCCTT CGTGAACCTACAGTAGTAGGGGTGCCAAACTTTAACGCCTCAGAAGATGCAGCAACATTACGGGCGGCGATGAAAGGCTTGGGCACTGATGAGGAGGCCATCATAGCAATTTTGACCACACGCTCCAATGCCCAACGTCAGGCAATCTCACAGGCATTCACCCATGAGTATGGGAGG GATATCATCGAAGACCTAAAGTCGGAGCTGGGCGGCCACTTCGAAGACGTGATCGTCGCGCTGATGATGCCGCCCGCGGAGTACCTGTGCCGCGAGCTGCACCACTGCATGGAGGGACTGGGCACGGAGGAGGAGGTTCTCGTTGAGATCCTGTGCACGCGCACCAAGCCCGAAATAGCGGACATCGTGGACACTTACGAGcgat TGTACAATCGGCCGCTGGCAGAACACATGTGCTCGGAGACCTCGGGGGATTTCCGACGTCTCCTCACCCTCATCGTCACA GGCGCACGCGACGAGGAAGCTGGCGTGGACCCCGCACGCGCGGCCGAAGCCGCCCAGCAGCTGTACGACGCGGGGGAGGCCAAGTGGGGCACCGACGAGGAGATCTTTAACAAG ATCTTAGCCCACGAGAGCTTCGCGCAGCTGCGTCTGATCTTCGAGGAGTACAAGAACCTGTCGGGCCGCACCATCGAGCAGGCCATCAAGGCGGAGATCGACGGAGAGCTGAAAGATGCCCTTTCGGCTATAG TGGAGTGCGTGGAAAACGCCGCGGCCTGGTTCGCCCAGCGCCTGCGCACCGCCATGCAGGGCGCGGGCACTGAGGACAAGACCCTGGTGAGGATCATCACCAGTCGCGCGGAGATTGACCTGGCGGCCATTAAGAGAGAGTATGAGCGGCTCTACGATAAGACACTGGAGAGTGATATATCG
- the LOC120628632 gene encoding annexin B10 isoform X3 → MSPLREPTVVGVPNFNASEDAATLRAAMKGLGTDEEAIIAILTTRSNAQRQAISQAFTHEYGRDIIEDLKSELGGHFEDVIVALMMPPAEYLCRELHHCMEGLGTEEEVLVEILCTRTKPEIADIVDTYERLYNRPLAEHMCSETSGDFRRLLTLIVTSVRKGARDEEAGVDPARAAEAAQQLYDAGEAKWGTDEEIFNKILAHESFAQLRLIFEEYKNLSGRTIEQAIKAEIDGELKDALSAIVECVENAAAWFAQRLRTAMQGAGTEDKTLVRIITSRAEIDLAAIKREYERLYDKTLESDISGETSGDYKRALVALLGPA, encoded by the exons atgtCTCCCCTT CGTGAACCTACAGTAGTAGGGGTGCCAAACTTTAACGCCTCAGAAGATGCAGCAACATTACGGGCGGCGATGAAAGGCTTGGGCACTGATGAGGAGGCCATCATAGCAATTTTGACCACACGCTCCAATGCCCAACGTCAGGCAATCTCACAGGCATTCACCCATGAGTATGGGAGG GATATCATCGAAGACCTAAAGTCGGAGCTGGGCGGCCACTTCGAAGACGTGATCGTCGCGCTGATGATGCCGCCCGCGGAGTACCTGTGCCGCGAGCTGCACCACTGCATGGAGGGACTGGGCACGGAGGAGGAGGTTCTCGTTGAGATCCTGTGCACGCGCACCAAGCCCGAAATAGCGGACATCGTGGACACTTACGAGcgat TGTACAATCGGCCGCTGGCAGAACACATGTGCTCGGAGACCTCGGGGGATTTCCGACGTCTCCTCACCCTCATCGTCACA TCTGTCCGCAAGGGCGCACGCGACGAGGAAGCTGGCGTGGACCCCGCACGCGCGGCCGAAGCCGCCCAGCAGCTGTACGACGCGGGGGAGGCCAAGTGGGGCACCGACGAGGAGATCTTTAACAAG ATCTTAGCCCACGAGAGCTTCGCGCAGCTGCGTCTGATCTTCGAGGAGTACAAGAACCTGTCGGGCCGCACCATCGAGCAGGCCATCAAGGCGGAGATCGACGGAGAGCTGAAAGATGCCCTTTCGGCTATAG TGGAGTGCGTGGAAAACGCCGCGGCCTGGTTCGCCCAGCGCCTGCGCACCGCCATGCAGGGCGCGGGCACTGAGGACAAGACCCTGGTGAGGATCATCACCAGTCGCGCGGAGATTGACCTGGCGGCCATTAAGAGAGAGTATGAGCGGCTCTACGATAAGACACTGGAGAGTGATATATCG
- the LOC120628632 gene encoding annexin B10 isoform X2, translated as MSPLREPTVVGVPNFNASEDAATLRAAMKGLGTDEEAIIAILTTRSNAQRQAISQAFTHEYGRDIIEDLKSELGGHFEDVIVALMMPPAEYLCRELHHCMEGLGTEEEVLVEILCTRTKPEIADIVDTYERLYNRPLAEHMCSETSGDFRRLLTLIVTSVRKGARDEEAGVDPARAAEAAQQLYDAGEAKWGTDEEIFNKILAHESFAQLRLIFEEYKNLSGRTIEQAIKAEIDGELKDALSAIVECVESAPAWFAGRLRAAMQGAGTDDRTLIRIVVSRSELDLGAIKAEYERLYDKTLESEVRGETSGDYKRALVALLGPA; from the exons atgtCTCCCCTT CGTGAACCTACAGTAGTAGGGGTGCCAAACTTTAACGCCTCAGAAGATGCAGCAACATTACGGGCGGCGATGAAAGGCTTGGGCACTGATGAGGAGGCCATCATAGCAATTTTGACCACACGCTCCAATGCCCAACGTCAGGCAATCTCACAGGCATTCACCCATGAGTATGGGAGG GATATCATCGAAGACCTAAAGTCGGAGCTGGGCGGCCACTTCGAAGACGTGATCGTCGCGCTGATGATGCCGCCCGCGGAGTACCTGTGCCGCGAGCTGCACCACTGCATGGAGGGACTGGGCACGGAGGAGGAGGTTCTCGTTGAGATCCTGTGCACGCGCACCAAGCCCGAAATAGCGGACATCGTGGACACTTACGAGcgat TGTACAATCGGCCGCTGGCAGAACACATGTGCTCGGAGACCTCGGGGGATTTCCGACGTCTCCTCACCCTCATCGTCACA TCTGTCCGCAAGGGCGCACGCGACGAGGAAGCTGGCGTGGACCCCGCACGCGCGGCCGAAGCCGCCCAGCAGCTGTACGACGCGGGGGAGGCCAAGTGGGGCACCGACGAGGAGATCTTTAACAAG ATCTTAGCCCACGAGAGCTTCGCGCAGCTGCGTCTGATCTTCGAGGAGTACAAGAACCTGTCGGGCCGCACCATCGAGCAGGCCATCAAGGCGGAGATCGACGGAGAGCTGAAAGATGCCCTTTCGGCTATAG TGGAGTGCGTGGAGAGTGCTCCGGCGTGGTTCGCGGGCCGCCTGCGCGCCGCCATGCAGGGCGCGGGCACCGACGACCGCACGCTCATCCGCATCGTGGTCTCGCGCTCCGAGCTCGACCTGGGCGCCATCAAGGCGGAGTACGAGCGCCTCTACGACAAGACGCTCGAGAGCGAAGTGCGG
- the LOC120628632 gene encoding annexin B10 isoform X5, with protein sequence MSPLREPTVVGVPNFNASEDAATLRAAMKGLGTDEEAIIAILTTRSNAQRQAISQAFTHEYGRDIIEDLKSELGGHFEDVIVALMMPPAEYLCRELHHCMEGLGTEEEVLVEILCTRTKPEIADIVDTYERLYNRPLAEHMCSETSGDFRRLLTLIVTGARDEEAGVDPARAAEAAQQLYDAGEAKWGTDEEIFNKILAHESFAQLRLIFEEYKNLSGRTIEQAIKAEIDGELKDALSAIVECVESAPAWFAGRLRAAMQGAGTDDRTLIRIVVSRSELDLGAIKAEYERLYDKTLESEVRGETSGDYKRALVALLGPA encoded by the exons atgtCTCCCCTT CGTGAACCTACAGTAGTAGGGGTGCCAAACTTTAACGCCTCAGAAGATGCAGCAACATTACGGGCGGCGATGAAAGGCTTGGGCACTGATGAGGAGGCCATCATAGCAATTTTGACCACACGCTCCAATGCCCAACGTCAGGCAATCTCACAGGCATTCACCCATGAGTATGGGAGG GATATCATCGAAGACCTAAAGTCGGAGCTGGGCGGCCACTTCGAAGACGTGATCGTCGCGCTGATGATGCCGCCCGCGGAGTACCTGTGCCGCGAGCTGCACCACTGCATGGAGGGACTGGGCACGGAGGAGGAGGTTCTCGTTGAGATCCTGTGCACGCGCACCAAGCCCGAAATAGCGGACATCGTGGACACTTACGAGcgat TGTACAATCGGCCGCTGGCAGAACACATGTGCTCGGAGACCTCGGGGGATTTCCGACGTCTCCTCACCCTCATCGTCACA GGCGCACGCGACGAGGAAGCTGGCGTGGACCCCGCACGCGCGGCCGAAGCCGCCCAGCAGCTGTACGACGCGGGGGAGGCCAAGTGGGGCACCGACGAGGAGATCTTTAACAAG ATCTTAGCCCACGAGAGCTTCGCGCAGCTGCGTCTGATCTTCGAGGAGTACAAGAACCTGTCGGGCCGCACCATCGAGCAGGCCATCAAGGCGGAGATCGACGGAGAGCTGAAAGATGCCCTTTCGGCTATAG TGGAGTGCGTGGAGAGTGCTCCGGCGTGGTTCGCGGGCCGCCTGCGCGCCGCCATGCAGGGCGCGGGCACCGACGACCGCACGCTCATCCGCATCGTGGTCTCGCGCTCCGAGCTCGACCTGGGCGCCATCAAGGCGGAGTACGAGCGCCTCTACGACAAGACGCTCGAGAGCGAAGTGCGG
- the LOC120628734 gene encoding SPRY domain-containing SOCS box protein 3-like isoform X2, with amino-acid sequence MLVPPMSVETSGIKRERYAKSYCSCWNIKKLPISCTEIKGCFCGEDNDVFDWKWITHPLSESSWVVVNEDQKQVTFHPMYSLGTAAAKGDTPFLHNYHYYWEVKMLTHTYGTDIMVGVGSGKSKLTMNTSNLDVKFASLLGQDGESYGLSYKGRVWHNAQFSEDTDGFGFGSIVGVRVDFWQGTLQFYLNRKPQGVSFYNLRRHAELFPILCSTAAQSSMRLTYAASWRASLLVDAAKVLAAGLRGTDLPPGLQFTRRSHFWLTLPSGDCDNDDHDQEGESSSSKTEETNLREVLPTPYMHGFYVDSVHHNYPVVIWE; translated from the exons ATGTTGGTTCCTCCCATGAGCGTTGAGACTAGTGGTATTAAAAGAGAACGTTATGCCAAGTCATATTGCTCCTGTTGGAATATTAAGAAGTTGCCAATCTCGTGCACAGAGATAAAAGGTTGTTTTTGCGGCGAAGACAATGATG TTTTCGACTGGAAATGGATAACACATCCATTAAGTGAGTCTAGCTGGGTGGTTGTAAATGAAGACCAGAAGCAGGTCACCTTCCACCCCATGTACAGTTTGGGAACTGCGGCTGCTAAGGGGGACACCCCTTTCTTGCACAATTATCACTACTACTGGGAAGTGAAGATGCTTACCCATACTTATGGCACAGATATT atgGTAGGCGTTGGTTCGGGCAAATCAAAGTTGACAATGAATACATCAAACTTAGACGTAAAATTCGCATCGCTACTGGGTCAAGACGGAGAGTCGTACGGGCTGTCGTACAAGGGCAGAGTTTGGCACAACGCGCAATTCTCGGAGGATACCGACGGCTTCGGTTTCGGAAGCATTGTGGGCGTGCGCGTCGACTTTTGGCAGGGCACACTGCAGTTCTACCTTAACAGAAAGCCACAAG GAGTGTCGTTCTACAACCTGCGGCGGCACGCGGAATTGTTCCCCATTCTGTGCTCCACGGCCGCGCAGTCGTCAATGCGCCTCACGTACGCCGCGTCGTGGCGCGCATCGCTGCTGGTGGACGCCGCCAAGGTGCTGGCCGCAGGGCTTCGCGGCACCGACCTGCCGCCGGGCCTGCAGTTCACGCGCCGCTCGCATTTCTGGCTCACGCTGCCCTCTGGCG ATTGCGACAATGATGATCACGACCAAGAGGGCGAGAGCAGCTCTTCAAAGACAGAAGAAACAAAC cTACGCGAGGTGCTCCCGACTCCATACATGCACGGTTTCTATGTGGACAGCGTCCACCACAATTACCCCGTCGTTATATGGGAGTAA
- the LOC120628734 gene encoding SPRY domain-containing SOCS box protein 3-like isoform X1 has protein sequence MLVPPMSVETSGIKRERYAKSYCSCWNIKKLPISCTEIKGCFCGEDNDVFDWKWITHPLSESSWVVVNEDQKQVTFHPMYSLGTAAAKGDTPFLHNYHYYWEVKMLTHTYGTDIMVGVGSGKSKLTMNTSNLDVKFASLLGQDGESYGLSYKGRVWHNAQFSEDTDGFGFGSIVGVRVDFWQGTLQFYLNRKPQGVSFYNLRRHAELFPILCSTAAQSSMRLTYAASWRASLLVDAAKVLAAGLRGTDLPPGLQFTRRSHFWLTLPSGDCDNDDHDQEGESSSSKTEETNTLSSGMKRRHWQIGTWSQSTTSSLTSRSRVNNDVT, from the exons ATGTTGGTTCCTCCCATGAGCGTTGAGACTAGTGGTATTAAAAGAGAACGTTATGCCAAGTCATATTGCTCCTGTTGGAATATTAAGAAGTTGCCAATCTCGTGCACAGAGATAAAAGGTTGTTTTTGCGGCGAAGACAATGATG TTTTCGACTGGAAATGGATAACACATCCATTAAGTGAGTCTAGCTGGGTGGTTGTAAATGAAGACCAGAAGCAGGTCACCTTCCACCCCATGTACAGTTTGGGAACTGCGGCTGCTAAGGGGGACACCCCTTTCTTGCACAATTATCACTACTACTGGGAAGTGAAGATGCTTACCCATACTTATGGCACAGATATT atgGTAGGCGTTGGTTCGGGCAAATCAAAGTTGACAATGAATACATCAAACTTAGACGTAAAATTCGCATCGCTACTGGGTCAAGACGGAGAGTCGTACGGGCTGTCGTACAAGGGCAGAGTTTGGCACAACGCGCAATTCTCGGAGGATACCGACGGCTTCGGTTTCGGAAGCATTGTGGGCGTGCGCGTCGACTTTTGGCAGGGCACACTGCAGTTCTACCTTAACAGAAAGCCACAAG GAGTGTCGTTCTACAACCTGCGGCGGCACGCGGAATTGTTCCCCATTCTGTGCTCCACGGCCGCGCAGTCGTCAATGCGCCTCACGTACGCCGCGTCGTGGCGCGCATCGCTGCTGGTGGACGCCGCCAAGGTGCTGGCCGCAGGGCTTCGCGGCACCGACCTGCCGCCGGGCCTGCAGTTCACGCGCCGCTCGCATTTCTGGCTCACGCTGCCCTCTGGCG ATTGCGACAATGATGATCACGACCAAGAGGGCGAGAGCAGCTCTTCAAAGACAGAAGAAACAAAC ACCTTGTCATCCGGCATGAAGAGGCGACACTGGCAGATAGGCACCTGGAGCCAGTCCACAACATCCAGCTTGACATCACGCTCACGTGTCAACAATGACGTAACATAG